One segment of Amycolatopsis alba DSM 44262 DNA contains the following:
- a CDS encoding ABC-F family ATP-binding cassette domain-containing protein, which translates to MSSPLSPSPVRTAHVRLSDVHLALGGRPVLSGVDLVAGAGERVAVVGENGRGKTTLLRLLAGDLAADRGEVHRSGSAGVADQQIPLGPADTVGALIDLELAAVRGALARLETATEALSDGLPGADDFFTAALEKAEALDAWDADRRVEVSLAALNAVDDRDRPLGTLSVGQRHRVRLACLLGAGHPVLLLDEPTNHLDAAGLEHLTERLRAHPGVIVLVSHDRALLAEVATTVVDLDPSSDGRPRVYGGGYAAYGEARRAERARWEASHAEQIAERQRLADDLSAARNRLRDGWRPPKGTGRHTRATRAPGLVRAVHRRQEELAAHVVAIPPPPARFAMPELPSHGGAILLGAAGVTVAGRLARPVDLVLESGDRLVVTGHNGAGKSTLLTVLAGELEPSTGTVTRSRSARIGRLGQESDLPGRRTATELYDEQLARAGISGPGLGELGLLGGYDRHRPVAELSVGARRRLDLALVLAHRPHVVLLDEPTNHLSVTLVDELTAALGTTPAAVVIATHDRQLSRDTESWPRLAL; encoded by the coding sequence ATGTCATCCCCTCTTTCGCCGTCGCCTGTGCGCACGGCGCACGTCCGCCTGTCCGACGTCCACCTCGCCCTCGGGGGACGGCCCGTGCTTTCCGGGGTCGACCTCGTCGCCGGGGCCGGTGAGCGCGTCGCCGTCGTCGGGGAGAACGGTCGCGGCAAGACCACCCTCCTCCGGCTCCTCGCCGGTGACCTGGCCGCGGACCGGGGCGAGGTCCACCGCTCCGGTTCGGCCGGTGTCGCCGACCAGCAGATCCCGCTCGGCCCGGCCGACACCGTCGGCGCGCTGATCGATCTCGAACTGGCCGCTGTCCGTGGCGCGCTGGCCCGTCTGGAGACCGCGACGGAGGCGCTCAGTGACGGGCTTCCGGGTGCGGACGACTTCTTCACCGCCGCGCTGGAGAAGGCCGAGGCCCTCGACGCGTGGGACGCGGACAGGCGGGTCGAGGTGTCCTTGGCCGCGTTGAACGCTGTCGACGACCGCGACCGTCCACTCGGGACACTGTCGGTCGGGCAACGCCACCGGGTGCGGCTGGCCTGCCTGCTCGGCGCCGGACATCCCGTCCTGCTGCTCGACGAGCCGACCAACCACCTCGACGCCGCCGGGCTCGAACACCTCACCGAGCGGTTGCGCGCGCACCCCGGCGTGATCGTGCTGGTCAGCCATGACCGGGCGTTGCTCGCGGAGGTGGCCACCACGGTGGTCGACCTCGATCCGTCGAGCGACGGACGGCCGCGGGTCTACGGCGGTGGCTACGCCGCCTACGGCGAGGCCCGCCGGGCCGAACGGGCTCGCTGGGAGGCGTCGCACGCCGAACAGATCGCCGAGCGGCAACGTCTTGCCGATGACCTGAGCGCGGCGCGGAACCGGCTGCGCGACGGCTGGCGGCCGCCCAAAGGCACCGGCAGGCATACCCGCGCCACCCGTGCGCCGGGACTCGTCCGCGCGGTCCACCGGCGGCAGGAGGAACTGGCCGCGCACGTGGTGGCGATCCCGCCGCCACCGGCCAGGTTCGCCATGCCCGAGCTGCCTTCGCATGGTGGCGCGATACTGCTCGGCGCAGCCGGGGTGACGGTGGCCGGGCGGCTCGCACGGCCGGTCGACCTGGTGCTGGAAAGCGGCGACCGGCTGGTGGTCACCGGCCACAACGGCGCGGGCAAATCGACCCTCCTGACCGTGCTGGCCGGGGAACTGGAGCCGAGTACGGGCACGGTCACCCGCTCCCGGTCGGCGCGGATCGGGCGGCTGGGGCAGGAGTCCGACCTGCCCGGCAGGCGCACGGCGACGGAGCTGTACGACGAACAGCTCGCCAGGGCGGGGATTTCCGGGCCGGGGCTGGGTGAACTGGGCCTGCTCGGCGGCTACGACCGGCACCGGCCGGTGGCCGAACTGTCGGTCGGCGCTCGGCGGCGGCTGGATCTGGCACTGGTGCTGGCCCACCGTCCGCATGTGGTGCTGCTGGACGAGCCGACCAACCACCTGTCCGTCACGCTCGTCGACGAGCTGACCGCCGCGCTCGGGACCACCCCGGCCGCGGTGGTGATCGCCACGCACGACAGGCAGTTGTCGCGCGACACCGAGTCCTGGCCGAGGCTCGCTTTGTGA
- a CDS encoding class I SAM-dependent methyltransferase → MSTDTRQAMALLFDRTAETYDALGVDFFGVFAEELLDRVDLVPGEQVLDVGCGRGAVLFPAAERVGAGGSVLGIDLSAEMIRRTAKDIEARGVNASVSLMDAQEPTLADASFDALLASFVVFFLPDPVAALRSWHRLLKPGGRAGVTTFGADDPRWAAVREVFKPFVPPELAWTLTIRASLFATVESFGQAVESAGFTGVTSVERVCPVKFADPVHWIDWSWSQGQRMFWELVPENRLDAVHQAVLAELEPLREPDGSVVLAQTVRYTIAHRG, encoded by the coding sequence ATGAGCACGGACACCCGGCAGGCGATGGCGCTGCTGTTCGACCGGACGGCGGAGACCTACGACGCCCTCGGCGTCGACTTCTTCGGCGTGTTCGCCGAGGAACTGCTCGACCGGGTCGACCTCGTGCCCGGTGAGCAGGTGCTGGACGTGGGTTGCGGACGCGGCGCGGTGCTGTTCCCGGCGGCCGAACGGGTCGGCGCGGGTGGATCGGTGCTGGGCATCGACCTTTCCGCCGAGATGATCCGCCGCACCGCGAAAGACATCGAGGCCCGCGGGGTCAACGCCTCGGTTTCCCTTATGGACGCCCAAGAACCGACGCTGGCCGACGCCTCCTTCGACGCGCTCCTCGCGTCCTTCGTGGTGTTCTTCCTGCCGGATCCGGTCGCCGCGCTGCGGTCGTGGCACCGCCTGCTCAAGCCCGGCGGCCGGGCGGGGGTGACCACGTTCGGCGCCGACGATCCCCGATGGGCGGCCGTGCGGGAGGTGTTCAAACCGTTCGTACCGCCGGAACTGGCCTGGACCCTGACCATCAGGGCCAGTCTGTTCGCCACCGTCGAGAGCTTCGGCCAGGCCGTGGAGTCGGCGGGCTTCACCGGCGTCACGTCCGTGGAACGTGTCTGCCCGGTGAAGTTCGCCGACCCCGTGCACTGGATCGACTGGTCCTGGTCGCAGGGCCAGCGGATGTTCTGGGAGCTGGTCCCGGAAAACCGTCTCGACGCCGTGCACCAGGCCGTGCTCGCCGAGCTCGAACCGCTGCGCGAACCCGACGGGAGCGTGGTGCTGGCGCAGACCGTGCGCTACACCATCGCCCACCGCGGTTGA
- a CDS encoding YdcF family protein, which yields MKAAAIPFAIATLCCAAFLVSFLRDRRRLRNGFYLFFALLFLGITFIALLASVSPEAAGFVALGVILLIIPTVLALTVFLICNGITMLRREGRRLANVLSLLTGIGIIALIVFNATVTQLAWEPLDIVRGSLNGILVYVSFLFVCFLLYSIVYGRIRTEKNVDFVVVLGSGLLDGHRVPPLLAGRLNRAKRVVDAEARRGREPMVVTSGGQGPDEDLPESHAMADYLVENGLPRERILLEDRSRTTFENLTFSAEIMRERKAGYRCTVVTNNFHVLRAALIARRAKVNGQVIGSPTAWYFWPSATIREFVAILVDHKIKNLVICGLIVLSQISRAF from the coding sequence GTGAAGGCCGCTGCAATTCCCTTCGCCATCGCGACCCTGTGCTGCGCGGCGTTCCTGGTGAGCTTCCTTCGCGACCGGCGTCGGCTGAGGAACGGCTTCTACCTCTTCTTCGCGCTGCTGTTCCTCGGCATCACCTTCATCGCGCTTCTCGCTTCGGTGTCGCCCGAGGCCGCGGGCTTCGTCGCGCTCGGCGTGATCCTGCTGATCATCCCGACGGTCCTCGCGCTGACGGTCTTCCTGATCTGCAACGGGATCACCATGCTCCGCCGCGAAGGACGACGGCTGGCCAACGTGCTGTCGCTGCTGACGGGGATCGGCATCATCGCGCTCATCGTGTTCAACGCGACGGTCACTCAACTGGCCTGGGAACCTCTGGACATCGTCCGGGGCAGCCTCAACGGAATCCTCGTCTACGTCTCGTTCCTCTTCGTCTGCTTTCTTCTGTACTCCATCGTCTACGGCCGCATCCGCACCGAGAAGAACGTGGACTTCGTCGTGGTGCTGGGCTCGGGACTGCTGGACGGCCACCGGGTGCCGCCGCTGCTGGCCGGCCGCCTGAACCGCGCCAAACGCGTCGTGGACGCGGAAGCCCGCCGCGGCCGGGAGCCGATGGTGGTCACCTCGGGCGGGCAAGGACCCGACGAGGATCTGCCGGAGTCCCACGCCATGGCCGACTATCTGGTCGAGAACGGGCTGCCGAGGGAGCGGATCCTCCTGGAGGATCGGTCGCGGACGACGTTCGAGAATCTCACCTTCAGCGCCGAGATCATGCGGGAGCGGAAGGCGGGCTACCGGTGCACGGTGGTCACGAACAACTTCCACGTCCTCCGCGCCGCCCTCATCGCCCGCCGCGCCAAGGTGAACGGCCAGGTCATCGGGTCGCCGACGGCCTGGTACTTCTGGCCGAGCGCCACCATCCGCGAATTCGTGGCCATCCTGGTGGATCACAAGATCAAGAACCTGGTGATCTGCGGGCTCATCGTGCTTTCGCAGATTTCCCGCGCTTTCTAA